A single Lacerta agilis isolate rLacAgi1 chromosome 10, rLacAgi1.pri, whole genome shotgun sequence DNA region contains:
- the LOC117053659 gene encoding carbohydrate sulfotransferase 11-like — protein MSSRKRRVLTPNDLKHLVVDEDHELIYCYVPKVACTNWKRVMMVLNGRGKYSDPMEIPANEAHVSSNLKTLNQYSIPEINHRLKNYMKFLFVREPFERLVSAYRNKFTQKYNTSFHKRYGTKIVKRQRKNATQEALHKGDDVKFEEFVAYLIDPHTQREEPFNEHWQTVYSLCHPCHIHYDLIGKYETLEEDSNYILQLAGVGNYLKFPTYAKSTRTTDEMTTEFFQNISSEHQTQLYEVYKLDFLMFNYSMPSYLKLEWVESQRKERKRGGKNMKPVLFKIFICHNYI, from the coding sequence ATGTCTAGCAGGAAACGCCGTGTGCTGACACCCAACGACCTCAAGCATTTGGTGGTTGATGAGGATCATGAGTTGATCTACTGCTACGTACCCAAAGTGGCCTGTACCAATTGGAAGAGAGTCATGATGGTTTTGAACGGGAGGGGCAAATACAGCGACCCGATGGAGATACCAGCTAACGAAGCCCATGTCTCGTCAAACTTGAAGACGCTCAACCAATACAGCATCCCAGAGATCAACCACCGCTTGAAAAACTACATGAAGTTCTTGTTTGTCCGCGAGCCTTTTGAGAGACTGGTGTCAGCCTACAGAAACAAATTCACCCAGAAGTACAACACCTCCTTTCATAAGAGATATGGAACCAAAATTGTCAAGCGCCAAAGGAAAAATGCGACCCAGGAAGCCCTACATAAAGGCGATGATGTGAAATTTGAGGAGTTTGTGGCTTATCTCATAGACCCTCACACCCAAAGAGAAGAGCCTTTCAATGAACACTGGCAGACTGTATACTCTCTGTGCCATCCCTGCCACATCCATTATGATCTCATAGGGAAATACGAGACACTCGAAGAGGATTCCAACTACATTCTTCAACTTGCAGGAGTAGGAAACTATCTCAAGTTCCCCACCTATGCAAAGTCTACAAGAACTACTGATGAAATGACTACAGAGTTCTTCCAGAACATCAGTTCAGAGCACCAAACACAGCTGTATGAAGTCTACAAACTtgattttttaatgttcaattaCTCAATGCCAAGCTACCTGAAATTGGAATGGGTGGAGAgccagagaaaagagagaaaaagagggggaaagaatatGAAGCCTGTTTTATTTAAGATTTTTATTTGTCACAATTACATATGA